The following proteins come from a genomic window of Amaranthus tricolor cultivar Red isolate AtriRed21 chromosome 14, ASM2621246v1, whole genome shotgun sequence:
- the LOC130799818 gene encoding cell division cycle protein 27 homolog B codes for MEGILVESVQNSLRQFIYPNAIFICERLCAEFPSEEHFQLLASCYLRNNQAYAAYHILKGTQMAQSRYLFALSCFQMDLLNEAEKALTPTNESGLEVPNGAAGHYLLGLIYRYTDRRKTAVHHFKQALSIDPLFWAAYEELCILGSAEEASTFFDESAVLTIQKQQQQQSQNASTSQNFGNFTEERNQVSTKSLGDASPRQLKSIHSSSAKDVSGSYQGAIASSGAVNQPINCAPSSLSFYNTPSPMASQMSAIAPPPVFRHLQQSTTSASTENSHRSTVNSTLQAPRRKFMDEGKLRKISGRLFPDSGPRRSTRLAGETGGSFSTAATSSTGNGTNQSSKHIGNSRLSNVGLRSVTIRKGQAWASDNFEEGIRHDGFDDSRLHSQVGISTSSSCDAGSTEQDGGSINLCQTTCDDSRVHNGAREILGLWRLLGEGYRLSCLYKCQDALDVYQKLPTKHYHTSWVLSQVGRAYFELVDYLEADRAFSLARRLCPCSLDGMDIYSTVLYHLKEEMKLSYLAQELLSVDRLSPQTWCAMGNCYSLQKDHDTALKNFQRAVQLNSKFAYAHTLCGHEHVALDDFENAIRSFQNALRVDSRHYNAWYGLGMVYLRQEKFEFAEHHFRMAFQINPQSSVIMSYLGTSLHTLKRNEEALMMMEKAILADKKNPLPMYQKAIVLSSMDNYDEALEVLEELKEYAPRECSIYALMGKIYKRKNMYDKAMLHFGLALDMKPSATDVATIKAAIEKLHVPDDLDDGL; via the exons ATGGAAGGTATACTTGTCGAATCAGTTCAGAATAGTTTGCGGCAATTCATTTACCCTAATGCCATTTTCATATGTGAACGTCTTTGTGCTGAGTTCCCTTCTGAG GAGCACTTTCAATTGTTGGCTAGTTGTTATTTGCGCAATAATCAAGCTTATGCTGCCTATCATATACTGAAAG GCACACAGATGGCTCAATCCCGATACTTGTTTGCTTTATCATGCTTTCAGATGGATCTTTTAAATGAAGCAGAGAAAGCATTGACCCCAACTAATGAGTCTGGTCTTGAG GTACCGAATGGTGCAGCTGGCCATTATCTTCTTGGACTCATCTACag GTATACTGACCGAAGAAAGACTGCTGTTCATCATTTTAAGCAAGCACTGTCGATTGATCCATTGTTTTGGGCTGCATATGAAGAACTCTGTATATTGG GTTCTGCTGAAGAAGCGTCCACATTTTTTGATGAATCAGCGGTTCTTACCATACAGAAGCAGCAGCAACAGCAATCACAAAATGCTAGTACTTCTCAGAACTTTGGTAATTTTACTGAGGAACGTAATCAAGTTTCTACCAAGAGCTTGGGAGATGCTAGTCCGAGGCAGCTGAAAAGTATTCATAGTAGTAGTGCTAAGGATGTTTCCGGTAGTTATCAAGGAGCTATTGCATCTTCAGGAGCTGTCAACCAACCCATTAATTGTGCACCTTCTAGCTTGTCATTTTACAACACACCTTCTCCAATGGCTTCACAG ATGTCTGCCATTGCTCCTCCACCTGTTTTTAGGCATTTACAGCAAAGTACTACCTCAGCAAGTACTGAAAACTCACACAGGTCAACAGTGAATTCGACTCTTCAAGCCCCTCGAAGGAAGTTTATGGATGAAGGAAAATTGAGGAAG ATATCTGGAAGGTTATTCCCTGATTCTGGTCCCAGACGAAGCACACGCCTTGCGGGGGAAACAGGAGGAAGCTTCAGCACAGCAGCAACATCATCAACTGGGAATGGAACAAATCAGTCCAGCAAACATATTGGAAATTCTAGGTTGAGCAATGTAGGATTACGCTCTGTGACAATTCGTAAAGGACAGGCATGGGCAAGTGATAACTTTGAAGAAG GTATTCGCCATGATGGCTTCGATGACTCTCGTTTACATTCACAAGTGGGTATTAGTACATCTTCCTCTTGTGATGCTGGATCTACTGAGCAGGATGGTGGATCAATAAATTTATGCCAGACTACTTGTGATGATTCTAGAGTCCATAATGGAGCTCGTGAAATTTTAGGTCTTTGGAGACTCCTAGGGGAGGGCTATAGACTTTCTTGCCTGTACAAGTGCCAG GATGCATTAGACGTCTATCAGAAGCTCCCAACCAAACATTATCATACTTCGTGGGTGCTTTCCCAG GTTGGGAGAGCATACTTTGAATTGGTTGATTATTTAGAAGCTGATCGTGCCTTTAGTCTTGCTCGACGCCTGTGTCCTTGCAGCTTAGATGGAATGGATATCTACTCCACTGTTCTCTAT CATCTGAAGGAAGAAATGAAACTGAGTTACCTGGCTCAAGAGTTGCTATCAGTTGATCGTTTGTCTCCTCAAACATG GTGTGCTATGGGAAATTGCTATAGTTTGCAAAAAGATCATGATACGGCTTTGAAAAATTTCCAGCGAGCTGTGCAACTGAATTCAAAGTTTGCGTATGCTCATACTCTCTGTGGCCATGAGCATGTTGCTTTGGACGACTTTGAAAATGCAATTAGAAGCTTTCAAAATGCTCTTCGTGTTGATTCACGACATTATAATGCATGGTATGGTCTCGGAATGGTTTACCTTCGCCAAGAGAAGTTTGAATTTGCTGAGCATCATTTTCGAATGGCATTCCAGATAAATCCTCAATCTTCAGTGATCATGTCTTATCTTGGAACTTCTCTTCACACTTTAAAG AGAAATGAGGAAGCTTTAATGATGATGGAGAAGGCTATTTTAGCTGATAAAAAAAATCCTCTTCCCATGTATCAAAAGGCTATTGTCTTGTCTAGCATGGATAACTATGATGAAGCTCTGGAGGTCCTAGAAGAGCTTAAGGAATACGCACCTCGTGAATGCAGCATTTATGCATTGATGGGTAAGATCTATAAGAGAAAGAACATGTATGATAAGGCAATGTTACATTTTGGACTTGCCTTGGACATGAAGCCTTCAGCAACAGATGTTGCCACCATCAAG GCAGCCATAGAGAAGTTGCACGTACCAGACGACTTAGATGATGGTTTATAG
- the LOC130800293 gene encoding pyruvate dehydrogenase E1 component subunit beta-1, mitochondrial-like produces the protein MSWLLKHVVRTGCLQSSSRFRALQHVARAYATSGKEITVREALNSALDEEMAADSKVFLMGEEVGEYQGAYKISKGLLEKYGPERVIDTPITEAGFTGIGVGAAYKDLRPIVEFMTFNFSMQAIDHIINSAAKSNYMSAGQISVPIVFRGPNGAAAGVGAQHSQCFAAWYGSCPGLKVLSPYSAEDARGLLKAAIRDPDPVVFLENELLYGESFSVSEEVLDPNFTLPIGKAKIERQGKDVTITAFSKMVGYALKAAEILAEEGISAEVINLRSIRPLDRGTINGSVRKTSRLVTVEEGFPQHGVGAEICASVVEDSFDYLDAPVERITGADIPMPYAANFERMAVPQIEDIVRAAKRACYKS, from the exons ATGTCGTGGCTTCTTAAGCATGTCGTTCGAACTGGATGTCTTCAATCTTCTTCG AGATTTCGAGCTTTACAACATGTCGCTAGAGCTTATGCAACTTCTGGGaaagag ATTACTGTGCGGGAAGCTCTAAATTCTGCACTAGATGAAGAAATGGCTGCAGATTCTAAAGTTTTTTTGATGGGTGAAGAG GTTGGTGAATATCAAGGAGCCTACAAG ATCTCCAAAGGGCTTTTGGAGAAGTATGGTCCTGAAAGGGTTATTGATACTCCTATAACAGAG GCTGGTTTCACTGGTATTGGAGTTGGCGCTGCATACAAAGATCTCAGACCTATTGTAGAATTTATGACATTCAATTTCTCAATGCAG GCAATTGATCACATCATTAATTCTGCTGCAAAATCAAACTACATGTCTGCTGGCCAGATATCCGTTCCCATTGTTTTTAGAGGTCCAAATGGTGCTGCTGCTGGAGTTGGCGCTCAACATTCCCAG TGTTTTGCAGCATGGTATGGTTCATGCCCTGGTTTGAAGGTACTCTCTCCTTATTCAGCAGAGGATGCACGGGGCTTGCTTAAAGCTGCCATCAGAGATCCAGACCCTGTTGTTTTTCTGGAAAATGAGCTGCT CTATGGGGAATCTTTTTCTGTTTCAGAAGAAGTTCTTGACCCCAATTTCACCCTTCCAATTGGCAAAGCAAAG ATAGAACGACAAGGAAAGGATGTCACTATCACTGCGTTCTCTAAGATGGTGGGATATGCTCTCAAG GCAGCAGAAATTTTGGCCGAAGAAGGAATTAGTGCTGAG GTGATAAACCTTCGCTCAATTCGCCCCCTTGACAGAGGGACAATCAATGGATCTGTCCGTAAAACGAGTAGGCTGGTAACTGTTGAAGAGGGATTCCCACAACATGGAGTTGGTGCAGAAATATg TGCATCAGTGGTTGAAGATAGCTTTGATTATCTCGATGCACCGGTTGAGAGGATCACTGGTGCTGACATTCCCATGCCTTATGCCGCAAATTTTGAAAGGATGGCTGTACCACAG ATTGAGGACATCGTTCGAGCTGCCAAACGGGCATGTTACAAATCATAG
- the LOC130800294 gene encoding uncharacterized protein LOC130800294 produces MAVAQENQPHEPHINGGRSNQPSISSTMEEKINKTTKRQRRPSVRLVEIGDQPAAALTKQWKSIDRVSKPCSLTNLDGLEEGNEDEQLGEEGERGDFIRDNIAIGSWKYKGSKPKRESKRPRTNWVSKRNDDKVGGVDGFSRDFELDGSESPLNEKNPVHHSLDNEKDLQFRANHINMTRFGDHGIDLDGAFDNGGHSARGWGREDENGVRVWLDELKLGKYWPLFEIHEVDEEVLPLLTLEDLKDMGIHAVGSRRKMYCAIQKLNQEIS; encoded by the coding sequence ATGGCCGTAGCTCAAGAAAATCAACCACACGAGCCTCACATCAATGGCGGAAGAAGTAATCAACCTTCAATTTCATCAACAATGGaagaaaagataaataaaactACGAAACGGCAGCGTCGACCAAGTGTTCGTTTGGTGGAAATTGGGGATCAACCTGCTGCAGCTTTAACGAAACAGTGGAAATCGATTGATAGAGTTTccaaaccttgttctttaactAATTTGGATGGATTGGAAGAAGGTAATGAAGACGAACAATTAGGGGAGGAGGGAGAAAGGGGTGATTTTATTCGTGATAATATTGCAATTGGGAGTTGGAAATATAAGGGTTCTAAGCCTAAAAGGGAATCTAAACGACCTCGAACCAATTGGGTATCGAAAAGAAATGATGATAAAGTTGGGGGAGTAGATGGGTTTTCTAGGGATTTTGAATTGGATGGTTCTGAAAGTCCATTGAATGAAAAGAACCCAGTTCATCATTCTTTGGATAATGAAAAAGATTTGCAATTCAGAGCAAATCATATTAATATGACAAGATTTGGGGATCATGGGATTGATTTAGATGGGGCTTTTGATAATGGAGGGCATAGTGCAAGAGGATGGGGAAGAGAGGATGAAAATGGTGTTAGGGTTTGGTTAGATGAGTTAAAATTAGGTAAGTATTGGCCCCTTTTTGAGATTCATGAAGTGGATGAAGAGGTTCTGCCATTGTTAACATTAGAGGATCTTAAAGATATGGGGATTCATGCTGTGGGTTCAAGAAGAAAAATGTATTGTGCAATTCAGAAGCTTAATCAAGAGATTTCTTGA
- the LOC130800295 gene encoding CASP-like protein 1F1 — protein sequence MHTNGEAKQEENLLKKKGQKWVNSLEIGLRLSAFVTSISATCIAFTSNQSALIFGIQMEAKYSYSSAFKFYAFATAIASVSCVLSLGFIFFLNCRTAPSNYNWFIFMHDLVIMCVLVSGCAAATSIGYVGQYGNEHAGWMPICDHFHAFCHKITTAVALGYISCIFFFFLTIISTTTVAPTLHL from the exons ATGCACACAAATGGAGAAGCCAAACAAGAGGAAAACCTCTTAAAAAAGAAAGGGCAAAAATGGGTTAATTCCCTTGAAATTGGGTTAAGACTATCAGcatttgtaacttccatttcTGCTACTTGTATTGCATTTACTTCCAACCAATCTGCCCTTATTTTTGGTATTCAAATGGAAGCCAAATACAGCTACTCTTCTGCTTTCAA GTTTTATGCATTTGCAACTGCAATAGCAAGTGTGAGTTGTGTTTTATCATTGGGTTTCATCTTCTTTCTCAACTGCAGAACTGCTCCTTCAAACTATAATTGGTTCATTTTCATGCATGATCtg GTGATAATGTGTGTGTTGGTGTCCGGATGTGCGGCAGCAACATCAATAGGATATGTGGGACAATATGGAAACGAACATGCTGGGTGGATGCCAATTTGTGATCATTTTCATGCCTTTTGCCACAAAATTACTACTGCTGTTGCACTTGGTTACATCTCttgcatcttcttcttcttcctcaccaTCATCTCCACCACCACCGTTGCTCCGACTTTACACCTTTGa